A region of Acidithiobacillus ferridurans DNA encodes the following proteins:
- a CDS encoding cytochrome b/b6 domain-containing protein, protein MALNDHSVASESGAHDFDNTTKIIHLAMAIVLTLQMGIGLLVHDPQTRFFLYLHEYVGILSALVIFVEWLWIYTASQFSVLFPWNRAGISLVVKDIRNLGRHRLPEGGDTVGLSGFWHGIGILSFTFMALTGTILLFVLPGGHSILGLHSTDFVLYTRISLYHRLVSYLAWVYLLGHVLFAIFHQLTGNDIFGRIFLFRRDG, encoded by the coding sequence ATGGCGCTTAACGACCACAGCGTTGCAAGCGAAAGCGGCGCACACGATTTTGACAACACTACCAAGATCATCCATCTGGCCATGGCCATCGTCCTGACGCTGCAGATGGGTATTGGCCTGCTGGTCCATGATCCGCAGACCAGGTTCTTTTTATACCTGCATGAGTATGTCGGCATACTGTCGGCGCTGGTCATTTTCGTCGAGTGGTTATGGATCTATACCGCATCGCAGTTTTCCGTTTTATTTCCATGGAACCGTGCCGGTATATCACTTGTTGTGAAGGATATCAGAAACCTGGGGAGACATAGGCTTCCGGAAGGTGGCGATACCGTGGGACTGTCCGGATTTTGGCATGGCATTGGTATATTGTCGTTTACGTTTATGGCATTGACCGGAACCATCCTGCTTTTTGTTTTGCCCGGCGGACATTCCATACTCGGACTGCACTCGACGGATTTTGTATTATACACCCGCATTTCCCTATATCACCGGCTGGTGTCCTATCTTGCATGGGTATATCTGCTTGGACACGTTCTTTTCGCCATTTTTCATCAATTGACCGGGAACGATATATTCGGGAGAATTTTTCTTTTCCGTCGGGATGGATAA